In one Pseudomonas hydrolytica genomic region, the following are encoded:
- a CDS encoding EamA family transporter, with translation MSPRILLLTALAMLAFAGNSLLCRLALRETAIDAASFTALRLVSGALVLWLLLRLRNPRPALAGNWAGALALFTYAAAFSFAYLQLETGVGALLLFGAVQLSMLAWGLWRGERLGLAAALGTALAAGGLLALLLPGASAPPLTAALLMLLAGVAWGGYSLLGRGQGDALAMTAGNFLRAAPLAAPLVLALLPQLNWDAPGLLYALLSGAVTSGVGYAIWYSALPGLRASQAATVQLSVPILAALGGSLLLGESLTLRLTLSAAAVLGGIALVLGSRQRAGS, from the coding sequence ATGTCGCCGCGCATACTGCTGCTCACTGCCCTGGCCATGCTGGCCTTCGCCGGCAACTCGCTGCTGTGCCGCCTGGCCCTGCGCGAGACGGCCATCGACGCCGCCAGCTTCACCGCCCTTCGCCTGGTCTCCGGCGCCCTGGTGCTATGGCTGCTGCTGCGCCTGCGCAACCCAAGGCCGGCGCTGGCGGGCAACTGGGCGGGCGCGCTGGCCCTGTTCACCTACGCCGCGGCGTTCTCCTTCGCCTACCTGCAGCTGGAAACCGGCGTGGGCGCCCTGCTGCTGTTCGGTGCCGTGCAGCTGAGCATGCTGGCCTGGGGCCTGTGGCGCGGAGAACGCCTCGGCCTTGCCGCCGCGCTGGGTACCGCCCTGGCAGCAGGCGGCCTGCTCGCCCTGTTGCTGCCAGGTGCCAGCGCACCGCCGCTGACGGCCGCGCTGCTGATGCTGCTGGCCGGTGTCGCCTGGGGTGGCTACTCGCTGCTTGGCCGTGGCCAGGGCGACGCGCTGGCGATGACCGCCGGCAACTTCCTGCGCGCCGCACCGCTGGCCGCGCCGCTGGTGCTGGCGCTGCTGCCGCAGCTGAACTGGGATGCCCCGGGCCTGCTCTACGCGCTGCTGTCCGGCGCGGTCACCTCGGGCGTCGGCTACGCCATCTGGTACAGCGCCCTGCCCGGTCTGCGCGCCAGCCAGGCTGCCACCGTCCAGCTCAGCGTGCCGATCCTGGCGGCGCTCGGCGGCAGCCTGCTGCTGGGCGAGAGCCTGACGCTGCGCCTGACGCTCAGCGCCGCCGCGGTGCTCGGCGGCATCGCCCTGGTGCTCGGCAGCCGGCAACGCGCCGGGAGCTAA
- a CDS encoding LEA type 2 family protein, with translation MPRLLRLCFVVLLAAALGACASFTERDPLRIDLVGLEPLPGQGLEVRFAVKLRVQNPNDRAVDFNGVALDLEVNGRPLASGVSDQRGSVPRFGETLVSVPVSISAFSAMRQAWGASGYQPGQGLPYVLRGKLAGGLFGTRRFSDSGTLDWPEPPRGY, from the coding sequence ATGCCTCGCCTGCTTCGTCTGTGTTTCGTCGTCCTGCTCGCCGCTGCGCTGGGTGCCTGCGCCAGTTTCACCGAGCGCGACCCGCTGCGTATCGACCTGGTCGGCCTTGAGCCCCTGCCCGGCCAGGGCCTGGAGGTACGCTTCGCGGTCAAGCTGCGGGTGCAGAACCCCAACGACCGTGCAGTGGACTTCAACGGCGTGGCGCTGGATCTGGAGGTCAACGGCCGGCCGCTGGCCAGCGGGGTGAGCGACCAGCGTGGCAGCGTGCCGCGTTTCGGCGAAACCCTGGTCAGCGTGCCGGTGAGCATTTCCGCCTTCTCGGCCATGCGCCAGGCCTGGGGCGCCAGCGGCTACCAGCCGGGCCAGGGCCTACCTTACGTGCTGCGCGGCAAGCTGGCCGGCGGCCTGTTCGGCACCCGCCGCTTCAGCGACAGCGGCACCCTGGACTGGCCGGAGCCGCCGCGCGGCTACTGA
- a CDS encoding PLP-dependent aminotransferase family protein, translating to MDLHLSIDPDQPLAAQLYRQLREAILGGRLQAGERLPPSRYLAERLQVSRKTVSEAYEQLLAEGFTSTRVGSGTFVSSLAQSAAPTRSAATSLLQPAARWRRLPVAPFDSPVQGWRYNFAGGTVSMRRFPLAAWRTSLQYALRQMSQGSGFYAGVQGQPALRQAIARYLALNRAVRCDWQDLLVTQGAQQGLSLLAQVMLEPGDRVAMEEPGYTPARSCFQSAGAEVIGVPVDDEGLRVDLLPANVRLVYVTPSHQFPLGMPMSLARRLALLEWAREHRVLIIEDDYDGEFRFQGRPLEALQSLDRHGLVAYLGTFSKTLYPQQRVGYLLMPPGLHEALVQAKLLGDRHGDSLQQLALAHFMERGEFARHTRRMQRLYAERREHLLLRLQGDLATWLQPIVPMAGIHLAALLRPGVDPERLASEMRSRSIGLDSLAAFYQGPAQAGLLFGFGCIELDDLQAGLDELRLALQAACQ from the coding sequence ATGGACCTGCACCTGAGCATCGACCCTGACCAGCCCCTCGCCGCCCAGCTGTATCGCCAGTTGCGCGAGGCCATTCTTGGCGGCCGCCTGCAGGCGGGGGAACGCCTGCCGCCGAGCCGCTACCTGGCCGAGCGCCTGCAGGTGTCGCGCAAGACGGTCAGCGAGGCATACGAGCAGCTGCTTGCCGAGGGTTTCACCAGCACCCGGGTCGGCAGTGGCACCTTCGTCAGCAGCCTGGCGCAGTCGGCCGCACCCACGCGCAGTGCCGCCACCAGCCTGCTGCAACCCGCGGCGCGCTGGCGGCGTCTGCCCGTGGCGCCGTTCGACAGCCCGGTGCAGGGCTGGCGCTACAACTTCGCCGGCGGCACGGTGAGCATGCGCCGCTTTCCCCTCGCTGCCTGGCGCACCAGCCTGCAGTACGCGCTGCGCCAGATGAGCCAGGGCAGCGGCTTCTATGCCGGCGTGCAGGGCCAGCCGGCGCTGCGCCAGGCCATTGCCCGCTATCTGGCGCTCAACCGCGCGGTGCGCTGCGACTGGCAGGATCTGCTGGTGACCCAGGGCGCGCAGCAGGGCCTCAGCCTGCTGGCCCAGGTGATGCTCGAGCCCGGCGATCGGGTGGCCATGGAGGAACCCGGTTACACCCCTGCGCGCAGCTGTTTCCAGAGTGCCGGGGCCGAGGTGATCGGCGTGCCGGTGGATGACGAGGGGCTGCGCGTGGACCTGCTGCCGGCCAACGTGCGCCTGGTCTACGTCACACCTTCGCATCAGTTTCCGCTGGGCATGCCGATGAGCCTGGCGCGGCGCCTGGCGTTGCTGGAGTGGGCGCGCGAGCACCGGGTGCTGATCATCGAGGACGACTACGACGGCGAGTTCCGCTTTCAGGGGCGGCCGCTGGAGGCGCTGCAGAGCCTGGATCGTCACGGACTGGTGGCCTATCTGGGGACCTTCTCCAAGACCCTCTATCCCCAGCAGCGGGTCGGCTATCTGCTGATGCCGCCCGGGCTGCACGAGGCGCTGGTGCAGGCCAAACTGCTTGGCGACCGGCACGGCGACAGCCTGCAGCAACTGGCGCTGGCGCATTTCATGGAACGTGGCGAGTTCGCCCGGCATACCCGACGCATGCAGCGGCTGTATGCCGAGCGCCGCGAGCATCTGCTGCTGCGTCTGCAGGGCGATCTGGCGACCTGGCTGCAGCCCATAGTACCGATGGCCGGCATCCATCTGGCGGCGCTGCTGCGTCCAGGTGTCGATCCCGAGCGGCTGGCGAGCGAGATGCGCAGCCGCAGCATTGGCCTGGATTCGCTGGCCGCCTTCTATCAGGGGCCGGCGCAGGCCGGACTGCTGTTCGGTTTCGGCTGCATCGAACTCGACGACCTGCAGGCCGGGCTGGACGAGCTGCGTCTGGCGCTGCAGGCGGCCTGTCAGTAG
- a CDS encoding carboxymuconolactone decarboxylase family protein, giving the protein MRLNWSKASPQAYKAMLGLEAVLEQSGLELPLLELVRLRASQLNGCAYCVQMHANDARRGGASEARLQTVCVWRESAHFTARERAALAWTESLTRLSSQHPSDAEYAELGEHFDDAEIANLTLAVATINAWNRFGVGFALKAE; this is encoded by the coding sequence ATGCGACTGAACTGGAGCAAGGCCTCGCCCCAGGCCTACAAGGCCATGCTTGGCCTGGAAGCGGTGCTCGAACAGAGCGGCCTCGAACTGCCCCTGCTGGAGCTGGTGCGTCTGCGCGCCTCGCAGCTCAACGGCTGCGCCTACTGCGTGCAGATGCATGCCAATGACGCCCGTCGCGGTGGCGCCAGCGAGGCGCGTCTGCAGACGGTTTGCGTGTGGCGCGAAAGCGCGCACTTCACCGCTCGCGAACGAGCGGCATTGGCCTGGACCGAGAGCCTCACCCGCCTCAGCAGCCAGCACCCGAGCGACGCCGAATATGCCGAGCTGGGTGAGCATTTCGACGACGCCGAGATCGCCAACCTGACCCTGGCGGTGGCCACCATCAACGCCTGGAACCGCTTCGGCGTCGGTTTCGCACTCAAGGCCGAATGA
- a CDS encoding DMT family transporter: MPAALAYTCLALSMLLVGGNIAVGKAILDELPVFLFALLRFAIACLVLAPGMLLPAVRRQLDRQAAGGLFLQAFFGCFLFSLFILHGVRLTSATSAGIVLSITPSLVALLAWLLLGERIAARNSLAIGLAIAGMALLNLLESSQGGSASLLGNALVLGAVLSEALFAIYSRRLSLSLHPWAMAFGVNLAGLLLFLPLAWPQAMSFDWQAPSSTTWQLLGFYSLSASVLSFLLWYTGISRVAANVAGLFIGLMPLSAALVGVFALGERFAASHALGMVLVLGAIALGAWPGRRPSGSAMGSRLQARQDSAPVADTPGR, from the coding sequence ATGCCCGCGGCACTCGCCTACACCTGCCTGGCCCTGTCGATGCTGCTGGTCGGCGGCAACATCGCCGTCGGCAAGGCGATACTCGATGAGCTGCCGGTGTTTCTCTTCGCCCTGCTGCGTTTCGCCATCGCCTGCCTGGTGCTGGCCCCCGGCATGCTGCTGCCCGCCGTACGGCGGCAACTGGATCGCCAGGCGGCGGGCGGCCTGTTCCTGCAGGCGTTCTTCGGCTGCTTCCTGTTCAGCCTGTTCATCCTCCACGGGGTACGGCTGACCTCGGCCACCAGTGCCGGCATCGTGCTGAGCATCACCCCCAGCCTGGTGGCGTTGCTGGCGTGGCTGCTGCTGGGCGAACGCATCGCCGCGCGCAACAGCCTGGCCATCGGCCTGGCGATAGCCGGCATGGCCTTGCTCAATCTGCTCGAGAGCAGCCAGGGCGGCAGCGCCAGCCTGCTGGGCAACGCACTGGTGCTGGGGGCGGTGCTGTCCGAGGCGCTGTTCGCCATCTACTCGCGGCGCCTGTCGCTGAGCCTGCATCCCTGGGCCATGGCCTTTGGCGTCAATCTGGCGGGGCTGCTGCTGTTTCTGCCGCTGGCCTGGCCACAGGCGATGAGCTTCGACTGGCAGGCCCCGAGTTCCACCACCTGGCAGCTGCTGGGCTTCTACAGCCTCAGCGCCAGCGTGCTGTCGTTCCTGCTGTGGTACACCGGCATCAGCCGGGTAGCGGCCAATGTCGCCGGCCTGTTCATCGGCCTGATGCCGCTGAGCGCGGCGCTGGTAGGGGTATTCGCACTGGGCGAGCGCTTCGCCGCCAGCCACGCCCTGGGCATGGTGCTGGTGCTCGGCGCGATTGCGCTGGGTGCGTGGCCGGGGCGGCGCCCGTCCGGGTCAGCGATGGGAAGTCGGTTGCAGGCGCGCCAGGACAGCGCGCCCGTTGCGGACACCCCGGGCCGCTGA
- a CDS encoding gamma-glutamyl-gamma-aminobutyrate hydrolase family protein, with protein MSDNKIRNTPRKPVVLMSMGAQERKGHDYQVMTHKYIRPLVELSGCVPVLVPTCCGTDDLEQYLDMADGVYLTGAGSNIDPALYGQENETPNKGQDRDRDLFDLPLIRAAIARGLPIFGICRGMQEINVALGGDIFQKVYAEPGYNDHRENPDDPVEVQYAPRHAVYPVPGSWFAELLGQPEIRVNSLHGQAIRNLGQGLEVLASAEDGLIEAIHAPSLSPFLFAVQWHPEWQAASNPDSVKIFQAFGEACRRRVAEHG; from the coding sequence ATGTCCGACAACAAGATCCGCAATACCCCTCGCAAACCCGTCGTGTTGATGTCCATGGGCGCTCAGGAGCGCAAGGGCCACGACTATCAGGTAATGACCCACAAATACATCCGCCCTCTGGTCGAGCTCTCCGGTTGCGTGCCGGTGCTGGTACCCACCTGCTGCGGTACGGATGACCTCGAGCAGTATCTGGACATGGCCGACGGCGTGTACCTGACCGGTGCCGGCAGCAACATCGATCCGGCGCTCTACGGCCAGGAGAACGAAACCCCGAACAAGGGCCAGGATCGCGATCGCGACCTGTTCGACCTGCCGCTGATCCGCGCGGCCATCGCCCGTGGCCTGCCGATCTTCGGCATCTGCCGCGGCATGCAGGAGATCAACGTGGCCCTGGGCGGCGACATCTTCCAGAAGGTCTATGCCGAGCCCGGCTACAACGACCATCGGGAAAACCCGGACGACCCGGTGGAGGTGCAGTACGCACCGCGCCACGCGGTTTACCCGGTGCCCGGCAGCTGGTTCGCCGAGTTGCTCGGCCAGCCGGAGATTCGCGTGAATTCCCTGCATGGCCAGGCCATCCGCAATCTGGGCCAGGGCCTCGAGGTGCTGGCCAGCGCCGAGGACGGCCTGATCGAGGCCATTCACGCCCCCAGCCTGTCGCCGTTCCTGTTCGCCGTGCAATGGCACCCGGAATGGCAGGCGGCGAGCAACCCGGATTCGGTGAAGATCTTCCAGGCCTTCGGCGAAGCCTGCCGCCGCCGCGTAGCCGAACACGGCTGA
- a CDS encoding zinc ribbon domain-containing protein YjdM translates to MSTLPPCPKCNSEYTYQDGDQLVCPECAHEWQAGDGTEAADESRVIKDSVGNALQDGDSVTVIKDLKVKGSSLVVKVGTKVKNIRLVDGDHDIDCKIDGIGAMKLKSEFVRKV, encoded by the coding sequence TTGAGCACCCTGCCACCCTGCCCCAAGTGCAACTCCGAATACACCTACCAGGACGGCGACCAGCTGGTCTGCCCCGAATGCGCCCATGAGTGGCAAGCCGGCGACGGCACCGAAGCAGCCGACGAAAGCCGTGTGATCAAGGACTCGGTGGGCAATGCGCTGCAGGACGGCGACAGCGTGACCGTGATCAAGGACCTCAAGGTCAAGGGCTCGTCGCTGGTGGTCAAGGTTGGCACCAAGGTGAAGAACATCCGCCTGGTGGATGGCGATCACGACATCGACTGCAAGATCGATGGCATCGGCGCGATGAAGCTCAAGTCGGAGTTCGTGCGCAAGGTCTGA
- a CDS encoding substrate-binding periplasmic protein produces MRHLLLALLLSTTTLPAAQPWRVVGDEQFAPYSFVTDADDTPHGLDVELVDAVLREAGVAYEIRLYPWERVKRMLDRGEVQMAFQFAGTPQRQEQYELVGPLRSGSTVFMTTAKTAISDWQTLDDFAPYVIGQVRGYVYEEHFDRADLARDTSAQNPRQLVSMLLAGRIDIIVGDRVQLQYFVHEQRAQDQVRILPRPLIQMPRFVAFAKGDIERARQFSEALVRLRNAGKLDEIQQRWAP; encoded by the coding sequence ATGCGCCATCTGCTGCTCGCTCTGCTGCTGTCGACTACAACGCTGCCTGCCGCGCAACCCTGGCGGGTGGTGGGCGACGAACAGTTCGCGCCCTACAGCTTCGTCACCGACGCGGACGACACGCCGCACGGCCTGGACGTGGAACTGGTCGATGCGGTGCTGCGCGAGGCCGGGGTCGCCTACGAAATCCGCCTCTACCCCTGGGAACGGGTCAAGCGCATGCTCGATCGCGGCGAGGTGCAGATGGCCTTTCAGTTCGCCGGCACCCCGCAGCGTCAGGAACAGTACGAGCTGGTCGGCCCGCTGCGCAGCGGCTCGACCGTGTTCATGACCACCGCCAAGACCGCCATCAGCGACTGGCAGACGCTGGACGATTTCGCCCCCTATGTCATCGGCCAGGTCCGCGGCTATGTCTACGAAGAGCACTTCGACCGCGCCGACCTGGCGCGCGACACCAGCGCGCAGAATCCGCGCCAGCTGGTCTCGATGCTGCTGGCCGGCCGCATCGACATCATCGTCGGCGACCGCGTGCAGCTGCAGTATTTCGTGCATGAGCAGCGCGCCCAGGATCAGGTGCGCATCCTGCCTCGCCCGCTGATCCAGATGCCGCGCTTCGTCGCCTTCGCCAAGGGCGACATCGAACGTGCCCGGCAATTCTCCGAGGCGCTGGTACGCCTGCGCAATGCCGGCAAGCTGGATGAAATCCAGCAGCGCTGGGCGCCGTGA
- a CDS encoding spinster family MFS transporter, whose amino-acid sequence MHNNNNGYPSSARAWVTVAILMVAYVLSFVDRQILNLLVEPIRRDLMISDTQMSLLMGLSFALFYTVCGIPLGRVADTRSRRGLIAVGILFWSAATAACGMAKMYWQFLLCRIGVGVGEAALSPAAYSLIADSFPAERRATAISVYSMGVYLGSGLAFLVGGLVIQFASAQGDVTLPVLGEVRPWQLIFLILGVAGVLFTLLMLAVKEPARRGAGAGVAVPLSEVGRYIRANRRTVLLHNFGFAGLAFAGYGSAAWVPTFYIRTYGWDAGQVGIVYGCIVAVFGCLGIVFGGRLADWMAKRGRSDANMRVGLYAALAALPLVLLFPLMDSALWASVLLAPTVFCLSMPFGVAPAAIQEIMPNSMRGQASAIYLFVITLIGLGIGPTAVALVTDFVFADDNALRYSLLIVTTLAVLMSIILLAKSLKPYRESVTRLEQWAASPA is encoded by the coding sequence GTGCATAACAACAATAACGGCTATCCCTCCAGTGCCCGCGCCTGGGTCACTGTCGCCATCCTGATGGTGGCCTACGTGCTGTCCTTCGTCGATCGGCAGATTCTCAACCTGCTGGTCGAGCCCATCCGCCGCGACCTGATGATCAGCGACACGCAGATGAGCCTGCTGATGGGCCTGTCCTTCGCCCTGTTCTACACCGTCTGCGGCATTCCCCTTGGCCGCGTCGCCGACACCCGCAGCCGGCGCGGGCTGATTGCCGTGGGCATCCTGTTCTGGAGCGCCGCCACCGCCGCTTGCGGCATGGCCAAGATGTACTGGCAGTTCCTGCTCTGCCGCATCGGCGTCGGTGTGGGCGAGGCGGCGCTGTCGCCGGCTGCCTATTCGCTGATCGCCGACAGCTTTCCCGCCGAGCGCCGGGCCACGGCCATCAGCGTCTATTCCATGGGCGTCTACCTGGGCTCGGGGCTGGCCTTCCTGGTCGGTGGGCTGGTCATCCAGTTCGCCTCGGCGCAGGGCGACGTGACCCTGCCGGTGCTGGGTGAAGTGCGTCCCTGGCAGCTGATCTTCCTGATTCTCGGCGTCGCCGGCGTGCTCTTCACCCTGCTCATGCTGGCGGTCAAGGAGCCCGCGCGCCGCGGCGCCGGTGCCGGCGTGGCGGTACCGCTCAGCGAAGTGGGGCGCTACATTCGCGCCAACCGCCGCACCGTGCTGCTGCACAACTTCGGTTTCGCCGGCCTGGCCTTCGCCGGCTACGGCAGCGCCGCCTGGGTGCCGACCTTCTACATCCGCACCTACGGGTGGGACGCCGGCCAGGTGGGCATCGTCTATGGCTGCATCGTCGCGGTGTTCGGCTGCCTGGGCATCGTCTTCGGCGGGCGTCTGGCCGACTGGATGGCCAAGCGCGGGCGCAGCGATGCGAACATGCGCGTCGGTCTCTACGCTGCCCTGGCCGCGCTGCCGCTGGTGCTGCTGTTCCCGCTGATGGACAGCGCCCTGTGGGCCAGCGTGCTGCTGGCGCCCACGGTGTTCTGCCTGAGCATGCCGTTCGGCGTGGCGCCGGCGGCGATCCAGGAGATCATGCCCAACTCGATGCGCGGCCAGGCCTCGGCCATCTACCTGTTCGTCATCACCCTGATCGGCCTGGGAATAGGCCCGACCGCCGTGGCCCTGGTCACCGACTTCGTCTTCGCCGACGACAACGCGCTGCGCTATTCGCTGCTGATCGTCACCACCCTGGCGGTGCTGATGTCCATCATCCTGTTGGCCAAGAGCCTGAAACCCTACCGCGAGAGCGTGACGCGTCTGGAGCAGTGGGCGGCGAGCCCGGCCTGA